CCAAGATCACCAGAACCTCATCTCCCTTCAGCTATCGAAGATGCTTAAGTTTGTTCCCCTGGGAATTCCTGAAACCCACTTACTAACATCTATAGCCAGAGGGTCCGGGTGATGAGCAACGAGGTTTCACAACTCCAGTCGACCATCACAGACTGGACAATGAGAACCGCTGCCTGGTTTGACAGGCTTTTAGACACACACAAAAGCCTCGGCCAGCAAATAGAGACACTCAGTCAACAAATTAAGACACCCAATCGTCAGGAAAACACTCCCCAAGATGCCATTGAAAGCATCTGCTCCGGTCTAAGAGGTTTGTCGCTTGACACCCAAGACTACCGGCAGACCATGAATATCTTGAGGTCTCTTGACTACGAAGAACGCCCGAAACGGCACAGCAACATCCCCGAAGCCCACCAAACTACATTTGCGTGGGGAGTACAACAAGACAACATGGGTGAAAGCCAAGGGTCGGGGTCTTTTCGTCGCTGGCTGAGCGGGCACTCTAATCTCTTCTGGGTCTCGGGCAAGCCAGGGTCTGGCAAATCGACCTTTATGAAGTTTGTTGCTGACAACGAAAAGACTGAAGAGTGTCTACGACAGTGGGCTGGACATGGACAACTCGTGTTAGCCAAGCACTTCTTCACTATCTACGGCACAACCATTCAGAGGTCCCTGGAAGGGCTTCTTCGGTCACTCTTGCACAACATCCTGGACGGGGAGCCGAAATTGATGCAAAAGTTACTGCCGACTCGATGGACAAGCAAGTCAGTTCAATCTCACTGGACACACTCTGAGCTTGAATCTACGATGCGAGCTGTCGCCAACATGGACTTGTCGGTTCACATGTGTTTCTTTATCGACGGGCTAGACGAGTACGCGTGCGACCACCTTGAGATTTGCCAGACGCTTGAGGAGCTATCTAAATCACCTTTCATCAAGGTCTGCGTGTCCAGCAGACCGTGGAATGTGTTTGAAGATGCCTTTGGTAGCCCTAGAGAGTCCAAACTATACATGCATGAACTCACCCATGGGGATATCCTTAGGTACACCCAAGTTCGTCTTCAGGAGCATCCTCGATGGGGTTTCTTCTCTAGTGGCTCCAATGCTGCAGCCTCGCAGTTTCTGATCAACGAAGTTGTCGACAAGTCCATGGGGGTCTTTCTATGGGTTTTTCTCGTCACAGACCTCCTACGCGAAGGCCTGAGTAACGGCGACAGCTTCTCGGACCTAAAAAGAAGAGTCTCGAGCTACCCAAACGACCTGGAGGAATTTTTCAAGCACATACTGGATTCCGTGGACCCATTCTACCATGAGAAGATGGCGGGCACTCTGATGATTGCTCGCGATGCAGGAAAGCCGCTGGCTACTGAGATGTTTATGTTCCACGATCACGAatacgacgacgaggattATGCGTTGCGCGATCCGACTGATGACCAAACGCTCAATTTCGCCGACTGTGAGCAAAAGTCTAGCTTGGTCCCTCGTCGAATCAATGGGAGATGCAAAGGTCTTTTGGAATGGCAAAACGGCCGAATGGTTTTCCTGCACAGAACCGTCTTTGACTTTCTGCAGACTGAtgagatggccaagttcctccgagaaaaggccaaggccaacttTTGCTCTTATCTTTCACTGCTTCGGGCCCGACTTGCCTGGTTTAAAAGAACTGTTTTCACCCAGGAGCCCCCTCTCACGGTATATCGAGATCTGATGAACAACGTGCCTGATCTGATAGAGAAGGCGCCTGGCTTTGCTCACAGCTTGCGCGAGGCGGCCCGATACGCGCGCCTGGCCAGTGATGAGGGTGGAAACACAGAAGTTGCAGTAGCAGCCCTTCTCGATAATGCTGAACTCGGTATAGGGAAAATGGTGAAAACATTCCAGATCCAAGTCGACTCTGAGTCGACGGCGGTAGGAGTCTATCgcctgctgcttctcgagcgcGGAATCGACGGCTACCTTGACAACAAACTCTCCATGCCTGGATACCTCGACAATCCATACACAGACCGACATCATTCGCCGCTCTCTTTTGTTCTTGAAATGGTTCCTATTTCCCCACCCAGCGCTTCTTCTATCGACACCAAGATCAACCCGCGGCTATTGGAGACTCTTCTCAAGGGTGGTCACGACCCAAACAAAGCATATGGCGATGATACTTTTTGGACTAGATTTGTCGAGTTTTACACTTGTGAATTGTGTACACTTTCCCGTCGAGAAATGCCTGGTATCGCGCTGGAGACTGGTACCTTAGAGATGCTGCTCCGTCATGGGGCAGACCCAACAGCCCTTATACCGCTATCTCTCAAGGGAAAGTACAAAGTCCCTTTCTGGTTGCACCTTCTCCTCACCGTACGGTATATCAGTTTACGCCATAGACCAGCGTTTGAGAGAATCTGGGACCTCACACTCGACCGTGTCCCGGCCTTGAGCCAAGCACAATTCCGCAAGAAGGTCTGCTCATGGGTTAAGGGGAGAGAACAAGAAAAATGGACTTCCCACAGCCTTTGGGACGCCATGCCGTACGGGATCCCTGCGCAGGAGCTGCTGGAACAGTCTCGCCCTCAGGACGACACATTTCTCCTCAGGCTATTGGCAAAGGTACTGGACGGGCTTCGCGATAACCTTGCGGCCTTTGAACAGTGTCAGGGCTGGTTCGCACAGTGCCTGTGCGTTGATCCTCATCAGCTTATGCAAAGGCTCCCATGCAGGCTACAAGAAATCAACTTCAAACGGAGGTTggctgaagaggatgaagagggaggaAGCAGAGCAATCAAGGCCAGAAGGCTCGTGTAGACGGATATATGTGTAGCTTAGCAGTGGTGTTAATGCTTAGAGACTTGAACTTGATACGTAACTCGTGGTGAGTGGGCGTTAGGCACACCAACTTGGCCATTTTGCACACCAATCTAGTGCAGGACGTATAGCTAGGTATCTCTTAAGAAGGATGTGTCGTGTTAATGATGATATGAAGCAAGGGACATGGATTGCATACTGCTGATGACCGGCCACCTCCCACCATGAAACTGccaacaagaaggccgagcTTCAACAAGAACCGGCCGCGTGGCCTAATGGCTAAGGCGCTAGATTTCGGTCTTGAGCTCCCGAACTCTCTAGAGATTCCAGGTTCGAATCCTGGCGTGGTCGAATGATCAAGCTCATTCTTTTTGCTTTTTGATCAGCTGGCGGTTTGTTCAAAGTGATCATTTGACCGCTGTTGACGATTGTGAATGGAATGTTGATGGTTGTCAACTTGTGGTGTCCCTTTTTACCACACATACGTGGATGggctcaatctcatccaCCCCAACCAAGCATTACACCTGCGAACTGAGTCCAGAAATCGTCCATATTGGGAACGGCCTCCTTTCTCAATTTACAATAGGAGGCGTATGATGCAAGAAAAATCGCCACTCCGAATATGGTCCCCATCATCCACGAGTACCAGCCGTCAGGTCGCAATAGGCTGGGGTTCGCTGGACTCGGACGTCCAGCGGAGGAGAAGCATCTGTTGATCATCAGAAATATCGGCGGCAGCAACAAGATCATGATGGTCTCAAGCGAGTACCGATCGTGCTGTTGTGATTTGGACATGACGAGCCCGGCGCAGACCGTGGCCGCTATGAAGGTGCTGATAGGGACACTCCAGTACATGGCGACCAGGAATTCATGAAGAGAACTCCCATCTCTTTCCGATAGGAGTTCCCCGTTGGGATTGACGGGGACGGGTACTTGCTGGCTTCGAGGGATGGGGGCCATGGGCTCCGTGCCGGCggaaggctgatgaggccCCGACTCTAGGCTgtccttcttcctccccgcCCATTTGAGCGTCTTGAACGCCCATCTAGTCACCCTAGCGTCAAGGGGGCTGATTTTCAAAGAGAGCATGACTCCCAGGCCGAGAGTAACGCTGTACATACTAGAGCCCCTCCCACCTTGCATATAGTACATGATGAAACACAGCATCCCCACCATCCGGATCGCCGACATGGTCAGGACGGCGGTGGCTATCCAAATATCTCGCCTCATTATTATGCCCTTCTTGTAGTTCCATGAGCTGTAGATGAAGGGCAGGTACGAGGCGGCGAGGTAGATGAAGAGAaagatgatgtcgagggcGGCGATCAGCTGGCGGAGGCTTTCGGGAACTTggtcggccatggtgacaAGGAAGATGACATTCAGGAGCAACTGCAAGTGACAAAGGTACTTGGGGACAAAGGCCGGGTATTTATCTCCCCCTGGGAACCTGGGAATGGTGGCATATTGTGTAGATGGCTTTCCACTATCCCTTTAGCTTTCTATGGCTGCTGCCGTGGAAGGTTTACAATATCCAGATGACGATGTTTTATGGCATTGGTTTTTAGTACCGCCATGTATTTATAAAACTGTTCTTCGTTACTGTAGTGTGCCTAGCTGATACCTTCTTTAGAGCATGGGAGTGCCCCGGTGTGGGATGAACAAGCAACTACATATCTTGACAAAGTCACAGATCAATGTTTTTAGGGGGACGGCTCGAGCTATTTCATATGATCGCGTTTATTAACTTGCAAGGAGGGACAGAGGATCGACATGAAAACTACCGATAACTTTTCCTTTCTGCCTGATGATCAAGTATCCACCGAAAATGCGAATATGCCTTGCAGACGCCTTGCAGTTGGTATCGCTCGATAACTCTGAGGGGTTATTTTGGTGGCTGTGTCACCAGGTCCAACGCTGCAGCGGAGCTTTGACATGCTTGGCAAGCACTAGGCAGcctcaaagaagaagacatgTTCGGAATTGATCTGTTTCACGGCCTGGGGAGGGAGTAATTGAGACTTGTTTGAGCGGTTGGCTGCAGAATGAGGCGGTTCCTCCAGGCTTCCATTTAAGAACTCACTTGATGGTTACAATTGATTCCTTTGGGCATAAACAAACAGTTGGGTATTTTATCCGAGTTGATGAATGATTGCAAGTGGGCTTTTGATATTCAAGTGCACCCATACATAGCCTGGTCTCGCAGTCACAACTCATAGCCAACCCAACGACCAGCAGAATTAATAAAGAAGGAAGCGCAATAGTAGTCAAGAAATGGATAGTATAAAACAACAACCTTGAATATACGATGGATTTGTGCTGGCACCGCTCAGGCACATCTGACTACAAAGGTGCATATGCCAAGCCTTCCAAGAATATTCTTTGATTTAGCCATCAGCACCTAAAAAGAAACTTGCGCGAGAAACAAAAATAAGGTGAGATTACGGCCTGGCTAGTGGGTACAGAAACAAGGCCAACAGACGTCTTGGCGGGCTCTGATCATGGAGGCTATGCATGATTCAACCTCGCCAGCTGAATTAGCCTCGATCTGACCAGGTTCAAGACGCCCGGCTCACGTACGGAAACTAGAATAAACCGAGACGCCTTCTCCGCACCTTAACCTGACGACCCATGTCTTGCTTGTTTTGATACCGAGCTTCAAGGCACGCGATAGCTAGACGTGCGGGCGAACCGTCTTGGCCCAGCACCACCGAGATGCGGGTGCCTTGTTGATCAACGAAGAGGCATACGAGATGTGGAGTTGTAGCATTGATCATCTCAGCTATAAAGCCTCACGCTCTGGCTGACGAGTTGGAAaaatcatcaccagcatctTCAACTCTACAGTCAACTGCATCACTTCTCTGATACTTCAGCCACCTTGGCAGCCGGCAACATGGCTCTCAAGGACCTCCTTGCCAAgtgcctctgcttctctcgGCGAGATGCTGCCCAAGAGGAGTCAGAGAAGCAGGAAGCCCCAAAGCCTGTTCAGACGACCCAAATTCCATCTGTCAAAACTACCTCTCCtcccgccgccgctgccccTGCGGCTACTAGATCTACTCCGGCTCCAGTCAAGTCTACCCCAGCCCCGGCCAAGACCactcctgctgctgcagctccCGCCAAGAAGCCGGCAGCCAAGCCGGCCTCTAAGCCAgcgacatcctcatccccGAGGGGAGGAAGCGGTGCGGGAATGGCATCAAGACTCAATCAGAACACGACGATGAACTCTCTTCTCGCTGCCGACGCTGCGATTAGCAGCACCCACAAGACCTCTTGCCACACAAgcagtggaggaggtggccaCAGCAGCTACAGCAGTGGTGGCGGAGGCTATAGTAGCTATAgcagcggaggaggaggaggaggaggcggcggcggcggtggaggcggcAGTTGTGGAGggggtggtggaggaggaggaggtggtggtggtggttgcggaggcggaggcggaggatgCTAGATAAAGTGATCCTTTTCCTTCGGGGACGTGAGGGTGTTGAAGGTGACTATCGTGTACTTGAGTCTGTTTGGATACTGTCGAGATAGAGTGTGTTCTAGGCTTTAAGAGATGACTTATTAAATGCTTTTGTTTCCCACATGTGAGTTCACTGTGAACGGTGATTCCAGAGTGACATGTATATCCCCGGGGCTCACTGCTGCGTGATCAAGCCCGACACAAGGTCCGAGTTCCTGGCCGACCCGGCGCCACCACCCGGTGTGGGGCCGTGCCTCGGGATCCGACGATTTCGGCTTCTCACGAGATGACTCTTGACAGGAGGAAAATGAGGGGGGCAGAGCTGAGGATGAAATTATAAAGCCAAGCCTTCAATGAAAGGCCAGCTGCTCAGGAATCATGGGCAGGGATAAATCACCTCACGTCCCGCTGGAGTGTTGGTTACACGGCACTGCAGGTGTAAGCTGACAGGTGAATTGCTTCATATTAGCTTCATGGCACGCTCAATAAACTACCCAATAATCAAGCATAAAATATCACGATATGTGTATTGCTATTATGAGGAAGACTTCTTCGTTGGTATAGTTATTCAGTCTTGCTTCACTAATATCAAGCAACACAAACAATTCCAAGTACAAATGTAATCTCATGAAATTCCATCCCTGTTCCTTGCAGCAAATCCTTCCATCTCACCTCTTTCCGGCGCTCACTCGCAACTCGGTTACCCAATTCGGCACGACACTGCGCACTCTACAAGGTTTCCAAATCATTCATATGGTCGCACCTGGCGTGCTTTCTTCACGAATTCTATCCATCGTCATTTGTTCGAAACAGTCTCCAGCATGACTTGGAAGCTCAGATTACTAGCTCTTCTCCAGTTGGCAAGCTGTTACAGGCTCTTCAAGTCGCCCTTCGAGTTGCCGGATTCCGTCCCCCAGACATGTCGAGAAGCCTTGTCGCAAGACATTGACTGTCCGTTTGTTGTTTCGGTGGAGCAAGTAAGAGATTTCGACGGCTTAAAGAGCACAGTTTACGACAGCCCGAAGACCTTATACTGTGCCAACCCATGCCGTTCTTCGCTCAGTAACTTCTTGGACAATGTCGTGGTAGCATGCGGGGATTTCAAAGGCGGTCTATGGGAAAACATATCCGAGTCAAGGTCGACCATGGAGTTTGCAGAGTCGATTCTGTGGGCGCAGGACATTTTCTGTCTCGAAGACGAGTGGGTATTCAACAATTCTAGGAGACACATGCGTCCCTACTAACATGTGATATAGGCTACACTCGACTCCTGGTTCTCGCCTTGTAACCAACACACAGCATGCGTGCGAGGGAACGATCTACACCGTCCAAAAGGGCGATACTTGCCAGTTTATTTCAAAGGCCATGTCAGTGGCCACTGACAGGTTGATTGAAAGAAACGGTCTGACATATACCTGTTCTGACCTGCTTGAGGGGAGGAATCTCTGTATAGAGGATGCCTGCGAGATTGCGAGAATCGAGCAAGGCCAGACTTGTCAAGACTTTGTCAAGTGGAAGTGGTTTAGCACGATCCAGCTCCAGTCATGGAACCCGTATGTATTCTCCGCAGTTTCTTGTTGGTGTTTACTGACTGAAGGTTGTTAGTACACTGAAGCCGTTGTGCAACAGCCGACTTATTCCCAACTTGGACGCCGTTGCTGGCCGTTATATCTGCATCGGGTCAGTGTTTCTTGGGGCATCTGTACGAAGCTGCTTCTAATGG
This genomic interval from Fusarium keratoplasticum isolate Fu6.1 chromosome 9, whole genome shotgun sequence contains the following:
- a CDS encoding LysM domain-containing protein, whose translation is MEFAESILWAQDIFCLEDELHSTPGSRLVTNTQHACEGTIYTVQKGDTCQFISKAMSVATDRLIERNGLTYTCSDLLEGRNLCIEDACEIARIEQGQTCQDFVKWKWFSTIQLQSWNPTLKPLCNSRLIPNLDAVAGRYICIGPPGDFNSPEPSPTRPVKGKWRIEAPVSTKPSKTIMNSTPVTTTEPLEPYKTHLSKIDASPEAANSKAECLKYCWLTNETWDYTLDTDGPPEDCQSLMDIYCTFPERPSPTAPSSIPETCTPGSDVDEL
- a CDS encoding hypothetical protein (Expressed protein), whose product is MALKDLLAKCLCFSRRDAAQEESEKQEAPKPVQTTQIPSVKTTSPPAAAAPAATRSTPAPVKSTPAPAKTTPAAAAPAKKPAAKPASKPATSSSPRGGSGAGMASRLNQNTTMNSLLAADAAISSTHKTSCHTSSGGGGHSSYSSGGGGYSSYSSGGGGGGGGGGGGGGSCGGGGGGGGGGGGGCGGGGGGC